One part of the Streptomyces sp. NBC_00286 genome encodes these proteins:
- a CDS encoding helix-turn-helix domain-containing protein, producing the protein MTTGSNTEPEPSESLQTFGAVLQGFREHAGLTQEELARKMKFSVHFLASVEQGRRLPPDDFVEAAEQALNAHGILRKAARKIGRQPGLAAWFRKWAGLEETAISLYTYECRLIPGLLQTEAYARTLFENRLPLFTDEEIEDRLTARRDRQRMLRERQNTAFSFILDEHLFRRGTEGTEAAGELIDNVAELGSLRNVEIQIMPLARDVHAGMDGPLQLLETPQNQWYGYLEGQETGQLISDRKTISVLQMRYAKLRSQALTPEDSASLLKQLRGAR; encoded by the coding sequence ATGACCACCGGCAGCAACACCGAACCCGAGCCCTCCGAAAGCCTCCAGACCTTCGGCGCGGTCCTGCAAGGCTTTCGCGAGCACGCGGGACTCACCCAGGAGGAACTTGCCCGGAAGATGAAGTTCTCCGTGCACTTCCTCGCCTCCGTCGAGCAGGGCAGACGCCTGCCTCCGGACGACTTCGTGGAGGCCGCCGAGCAGGCCCTCAACGCGCACGGGATCCTCCGGAAGGCGGCCCGCAAGATCGGACGGCAGCCGGGGCTCGCGGCCTGGTTCCGGAAGTGGGCGGGGCTGGAGGAGACCGCCATCAGTCTCTACACGTATGAATGCCGGTTGATTCCGGGCCTGTTGCAGACGGAGGCTTACGCGCGGACGCTCTTCGAGAACAGGCTTCCGCTGTTCACCGACGAGGAGATCGAGGACCGGCTGACCGCCCGCCGGGATCGGCAACGGATGCTGCGGGAGCGGCAGAACACGGCCTTCAGCTTCATCCTTGATGAGCACTTGTTCCGGCGCGGAACGGAAGGGACGGAGGCCGCTGGCGAACTCATCGACAACGTCGCGGAGCTGGGTTCGCTGCGGAACGTAGAGATCCAGATCATGCCGCTGGCGCGGGACGTACACGCCGGGATGGACGGCCCCCTGCAGTTGCTCGAGACCCCGCAGAACCAGTGGTACGGGTACCTCGAAGGCCAGGAGACCGGCCAGCTCATCTCCGACCGGAAAACGATCAGCGTGCTCCAGATGCGGTATGCGAAACTGCGCTCGCAGGCCCTCACCCCCGAGGACTCAGCGAGCCTGCTGAAGCAACTGCGAGGAGCGCGATGA
- a CDS encoding DUF397 domain-containing protein, which yields MSTDKLAWFKSSYSSGSSGDCLEVALDWRKSSYSGDSSGDCLEVAADWRKSSHSSGGDGDCIEIATRPTTIHVRDSKNTKGPQLTLSPTTWTKFVTYAAHS from the coding sequence ATGAGCACCGACAAATTGGCGTGGTTCAAGAGCAGCTACAGCAGCGGCTCCAGTGGCGACTGCCTCGAAGTCGCCCTGGACTGGCGCAAGTCCAGCTACAGCGGGGACTCCAGCGGCGACTGCCTCGAGGTAGCCGCCGACTGGCGCAAGTCCAGCCACAGCAGCGGTGGAGACGGCGACTGCATAGAGATCGCCACCCGCCCCACCACCATCCACGTCCGCGACTCCAAGAACACCAAGGGCCCCCAACTCACCCTCTCCCCCACCACCTGGACGAAGTTCGTCACGTACGCGGCCCACAGCTGA
- a CDS encoding PHP domain-containing protein, which yields MGHGHGHAHGHGHGHGHHHHEHDHQGSELPAAFDTSVPDEALTPEQHSRRSMLRRAGLLGAGLTAAGVLGGTAAAQVTDARQAAPSGRKRKGFLWLAGDHHIHTQYSNDGKYRVVDQVRQGAKHGLDWMVITDHGNETHAKIGVEKVNPDIREARDAYEDTLVFQGLEWNIPAAEHGTVFVHPGRNEVSVLKQFETDYDGGVKKATDSTPANEALAIAGLNFLAEQVQRRKVKDILMLANHPARKGIDSPHEIRAWRDATSRRHQIAVGMEGAPGHQAAGIEKSVGMGRARGLYDGSPGANSFAGYPLESYRTWGGFDWMTATVGGLWDSLLAEGKPWWITANSDSHNVYTDTAKRGGPDSEYTANGKHADPVYSGKIDLTEGDYWPGQYSRTHVGADGFTYAAVMDGIRAGRVWVDHGQLISGLDVRVSGGGRWATLGGALQVRKGTRVTLTVEVALAGGANWAGYVPELARVDVIQGDVTGAAKDKDTFTAPTAKVVKSYEVGKSSGRVKLTYELGRVDRPLYVRLRGTDGNRSATGLMGKAVDPAGPAIDVVGDADPWMDLWFYSNPVWVLPS from the coding sequence ATGGGTCACGGGCACGGGCACGCGCATGGACATGGGCACGGACATGGGCATCACCACCACGAGCACGACCACCAAGGGTCCGAACTCCCGGCCGCCTTCGACACCTCCGTACCCGACGAGGCCCTGACCCCCGAACAGCACTCACGCCGCTCCATGCTGCGGCGCGCGGGCCTGCTCGGCGCGGGCCTGACGGCGGCCGGAGTGCTCGGCGGGACGGCCGCCGCACAGGTCACCGATGCCAGGCAGGCCGCCCCCAGCGGCCGGAAGCGCAAGGGCTTCCTCTGGCTGGCCGGCGACCACCACATCCACACCCAGTACAGCAACGACGGCAAGTACCGCGTCGTGGACCAGGTCCGCCAGGGCGCCAAACACGGCCTGGACTGGATGGTCATCACCGACCACGGCAACGAGACGCACGCCAAGATCGGTGTGGAGAAGGTCAACCCGGACATCCGCGAGGCCCGCGACGCGTACGAGGACACCCTCGTCTTCCAGGGCCTGGAGTGGAACATCCCGGCCGCCGAGCACGGCACCGTCTTCGTCCACCCCGGCAGGAACGAGGTCTCCGTCCTCAAGCAGTTCGAGACCGACTACGACGGCGGCGTGAAGAAGGCGACGGACTCCACGCCCGCCAACGAGGCCCTCGCCATCGCGGGCCTCAACTTCCTTGCGGAGCAGGTCCAGCGACGCAAGGTCAAGGACATCCTGATGCTCGCCAACCACCCGGCGCGCAAGGGCATCGACTCCCCGCACGAGATACGCGCCTGGCGCGACGCCACGTCCCGGCGCCACCAGATCGCGGTCGGCATGGAGGGCGCCCCCGGCCACCAGGCCGCCGGCATCGAGAAGTCCGTCGGCATGGGCCGCGCCCGCGGACTGTACGACGGCAGCCCCGGCGCCAACTCCTTCGCCGGTTACCCCCTGGAGAGCTACCGCACCTGGGGCGGCTTCGACTGGATGACCGCCACGGTCGGCGGCCTGTGGGACAGCCTCCTCGCCGAGGGCAAGCCCTGGTGGATCACCGCCAACTCCGACTCCCACAACGTCTACACGGACACCGCCAAGCGCGGCGGCCCCGACAGCGAGTACACCGCCAACGGCAAGCACGCCGACCCCGTCTACAGCGGCAAGATCGACCTCACCGAAGGCGACTACTGGCCCGGCCAGTACAGCCGCACCCACGTCGGCGCCGACGGCTTCACCTACGCCGCCGTCATGGACGGCATCCGCGCCGGCCGTGTCTGGGTCGACCACGGCCAGCTCATCAGCGGCCTGGACGTGCGGGTCTCGGGCGGCGGCCGTTGGGCCACGCTGGGCGGCGCGTTGCAGGTCAGGAAGGGCACGCGCGTCACTCTGACCGTCGAGGTCGCGCTCGCGGGCGGCGCCAACTGGGCTGGTTATGTCCCCGAGTTGGCCCGAGTCGACGTCATCCAGGGCGACGTCACGGGTGCCGCGAAGGACAAGGACACCTTCACCGCGCCGACCGCGAAGGTCGTCAAGTCGTACGAGGTCGGGAAGTCCTCCGGCAGGGTCAAGCTCACGTACGAACTCGGCCGCGTGGACCGGCCGTTGTACGTCCGCCTGCGCGGGACTGACGGCAACCGTTCGGCAACGGGCTTGATGGGCAAGGCGGTTGACCCGGCGGGCCCGGCGATCGACGTCGTGGGTGACGCGGACCCGTGGATGGACCTGTGGTTCTACTCGAACCCCGTGTGGGTCCTGCCGTCGTGA
- a CDS encoding jacalin-like lectin, whose amino-acid sequence MRRLIGTFVAGALTLTGLATTATASAPAASTGSAAAAAAPSSGTFNVLAYNVAGLPEGLSSGKPAKNTPLISPRLGAYDIVNVQEDFNYHAALYAGDDHPHRTATSGGVPFGDGLNTLSDYWFDDFQRVKWNKCTGTNCLTPKGFSLARVRLAEGVFVDVYNVHTNADSDDAALAARRANISQLSDFIKANSAGNAVIVMGDTNTRYTRAGDNIRTLVNENGLSDPWVDLVRGGNAPAPGSEALVCPQTAPTNDCEVVDKILYRGSDLVDLDATRYNNDWSKFLDEAGGNLSDHFPHTVDFSWKLPSNLRASDTFGGPHGTAFNDADDLPATPAPRTLTLRGASRLDAVTLNHDGGTTLTHGGTGGTATSLTLGADEHLTSVKLTSGQRNGHTRIFSAAFTTDKSRTVSAGSPTSNTVTYTAPAGWQIVGFTGRAGSEIDKLGVLYAPIR is encoded by the coding sequence ATGAGAAGGCTCATCGGAACGTTTGTGGCGGGCGCGCTGACCCTGACCGGTCTCGCCACCACCGCCACGGCAAGTGCTCCCGCCGCGTCCACGGGATCCGCGGCGGCCGCCGCCGCCCCCTCGTCGGGCACCTTCAACGTCCTCGCATACAACGTCGCGGGCCTCCCGGAGGGCCTGAGTTCCGGCAAACCGGCGAAGAACACCCCGCTGATCTCCCCACGACTCGGGGCGTACGACATCGTCAATGTGCAGGAGGACTTCAACTACCACGCGGCGCTGTACGCGGGCGACGACCATCCGCACCGCACCGCGACCAGCGGCGGCGTCCCGTTCGGCGACGGCCTCAACACCCTCTCGGACTACTGGTTCGATGACTTCCAGCGGGTGAAGTGGAACAAGTGCACCGGCACCAACTGCCTGACCCCGAAGGGCTTTTCACTGGCCCGGGTCCGGCTCGCGGAGGGTGTCTTCGTCGACGTGTACAACGTGCACACCAACGCCGACTCCGACGACGCCGCCCTCGCGGCCCGCCGCGCCAACATCAGCCAGCTCTCCGACTTCATCAAGGCGAACTCGGCGGGCAACGCGGTCATCGTCATGGGCGACACCAACACCCGCTACACGCGCGCGGGCGACAACATCCGCACGCTCGTGAACGAGAACGGCCTGAGCGACCCCTGGGTCGACCTGGTCCGCGGCGGCAACGCCCCCGCCCCGGGCAGCGAAGCGCTCGTCTGCCCCCAGACCGCGCCGACGAACGACTGCGAGGTGGTGGACAAGATCCTCTACCGCGGCAGCGACCTGGTGGACCTCGACGCCACCCGCTACAACAACGACTGGTCCAAGTTCCTGGACGAGGCCGGCGGCAACCTCTCCGACCACTTCCCGCACACGGTCGACTTCTCCTGGAAACTGCCCTCGAACCTCCGCGCCAGCGACACCTTCGGCGGCCCGCACGGCACCGCCTTCAACGACGCGGACGACCTCCCGGCCACGCCCGCACCCCGCACGCTCACCCTGCGCGGCGCCTCCCGCCTGGACGCCGTAACCCTGAACCACGACGGCGGTACGACCCTCACCCACGGCGGTACGGGCGGCACGGCCACGTCCCTCACCCTGGGCGCCGACGAACACCTCACCTCGGTGAAGCTCACCAGCGGCCAGCGGAACGGCCACACGCGCATCTTCTCGGCGGCCTTCACCACGGACAAGTCCCGTACGGTGTCGGCCGGTTCACCCACCTCGAACACCGTGACGTACACGGCCCCCGCCGGCTGGCAGATCGTCGGCTTCACGGGCCGCGCGGGCTCGGAGATCGACAAGCTGGGGGTGCTGTACGCGCCTATCCGCTGA
- a CDS encoding NUDIX hydrolase, whose translation MDEIAADGVDLTAFINGQEWHVAWYPPPDPPPGTPHGAEAVCGVPGDRIVVVSRDGEQWGLPAGRPEGREQWVDTMRREVREEACAEVRECRLLGFSRGVCVRGPQEGLVLVRSMWRAEVRLDAWEPQYEMAHRRLLPAEEVFRFLTIPSGLGPFYRRLLAEAEADVAGG comes from the coding sequence ATGGACGAGATCGCCGCGGATGGAGTCGACCTCACCGCGTTCATCAACGGTCAGGAATGGCACGTCGCGTGGTATCCGCCGCCTGATCCACCACCGGGCACGCCGCACGGCGCGGAGGCGGTGTGCGGCGTACCTGGTGACCGGATTGTCGTGGTCAGTCGGGACGGAGAGCAGTGGGGTCTGCCCGCCGGTCGTCCTGAGGGGCGGGAGCAGTGGGTCGACACGATGCGCCGCGAGGTTCGTGAGGAAGCTTGCGCGGAGGTGAGGGAATGCCGGCTCCTCGGGTTCAGCCGGGGTGTCTGCGTGCGCGGTCCGCAGGAAGGACTGGTGCTGGTCCGGTCGATGTGGCGGGCGGAGGTGAGGCTGGACGCGTGGGAGCCGCAATACGAGATGGCCCACCGGCGTCTCCTGCCGGCCGAGGAGGTGTTCCGGTTCCTGACCATCCCCAGCGGCCTCGGCCCCTTCTATCGCCGGCTGCTCGCCGAAGCCGAAGCCGACGTCGCTGGAGGGTGA
- a CDS encoding TetR/AcrR family transcriptional regulator — protein sequence MARAGLTTARVVEAAAELADAVGFENVTVTALARRFGVKDASLYSHVKNVRELHTRLALLAGGEMIGRIELAVAGRAGKDALVAFADAYREYALEHPGRYAATQIRVDPAVAAESEVLRRTAEVTYGMLRGYGLSEPDLTDSVRLLRSTFHGYCSLEAGGGFSAPRDVQASWERALDALHVLLEHWPKEDRKDDQEAAPEERKSS from the coding sequence ATGGCCCGAGCCGGGCTCACGACCGCCCGCGTGGTCGAGGCCGCCGCCGAGCTCGCGGACGCGGTCGGGTTCGAGAACGTCACCGTCACGGCGCTGGCGCGGCGGTTCGGCGTGAAGGACGCAAGTCTGTACTCGCACGTCAAGAACGTACGTGAGCTGCACACGCGGCTCGCGTTGCTGGCCGGCGGCGAGATGATCGGCCGGATCGAGCTCGCCGTGGCCGGGCGGGCCGGGAAGGACGCGCTGGTCGCGTTCGCCGACGCCTACCGGGAGTACGCGCTGGAGCACCCCGGACGGTACGCGGCCACGCAGATCCGGGTCGACCCGGCCGTGGCCGCCGAGTCCGAAGTACTGCGACGGACCGCCGAGGTGACGTACGGAATGCTGCGCGGCTACGGGCTGTCGGAGCCCGATCTCACGGACTCCGTACGCCTGTTGCGCAGCACCTTCCACGGTTACTGCAGCCTCGAGGCCGGCGGCGGCTTCAGCGCCCCACGCGACGTACAGGCGTCCTGGGAGCGCGCCCTGGACGCCCTGCACGTACTCCTGGAGCACTGGCCCAAGGAGGACCGGAAGGACGATCAGGAGGCGGCCCCGGAGGAGAGGAAGTCTTCCTGA
- a CDS encoding NUDIX hydrolase: protein MDMEIPGDKRLAAAVVMHKGRVLMVRRSETERFLPRVWGVPCGKLDPGESPEDGVLRELKEETGLLGEVVRKVGESSFVSEYRGHEVKNWQDNFLVRPLSRHITLPEPDQAYAWLSPAELGSVDIDEYNLEIVRQALQRP, encoded by the coding sequence ATGGATATGGAGATCCCCGGCGACAAGCGACTGGCCGCCGCCGTTGTGATGCACAAAGGGCGTGTGCTGATGGTGCGGCGTAGTGAGACCGAGCGGTTTCTGCCCCGGGTGTGGGGGGTGCCCTGCGGGAAGCTCGATCCGGGAGAGAGCCCGGAGGACGGCGTTTTGCGGGAGTTGAAGGAAGAGACCGGGCTGCTCGGTGAGGTCGTGCGGAAGGTCGGCGAATCGTCGTTCGTGAGCGAGTACCGCGGGCACGAGGTCAAGAACTGGCAGGACAACTTCCTGGTCAGGCCCCTCTCCCGGCACATCACGCTGCCCGAGCCGGACCAGGCGTACGCCTGGCTGAGCCCGGCCGAGCTGGGCAGCGTCGACATCGACGAGTACAACCTCGAGATCGTGCGCCAGGCGCTCCAGCGCCCCTGA
- a CDS encoding type II toxin-antitoxin system RelE family toxin has translation MPEITFTDAAIDDLRRIGPDAVPKVLKKVLLLLDDPAAGYPLGGELTGYRKLIVGRNTWRVVYRITEDKSVEICEIWAVGARADAEVYEEATARVREAEVAQPEFVQLSDVVERLGRLAGDITVRVEAVREPVPDWLANRLIHTAGIPRERVAALDLEAAVDLWAQFTARPR, from the coding sequence ATGCCTGAGATCACTTTCACGGACGCCGCCATTGACGATCTTCGGCGTATCGGCCCCGATGCCGTGCCCAAGGTGCTCAAAAAGGTTCTTCTTCTCTTGGACGACCCAGCCGCCGGATATCCGCTGGGAGGCGAGCTGACCGGCTATCGCAAGCTGATTGTTGGTCGGAACACCTGGCGAGTCGTCTATCGGATCACCGAGGACAAGTCGGTGGAGATCTGCGAGATCTGGGCTGTCGGCGCCAGAGCCGACGCGGAGGTGTACGAGGAGGCAACCGCACGAGTGCGGGAGGCCGAGGTGGCGCAGCCTGAGTTCGTGCAGCTCTCCGATGTTGTGGAGCGGCTCGGCCGTTTGGCCGGGGACATCACCGTACGCGTGGAGGCGGTCCGGGAACCCGTGCCCGACTGGCTGGCCAACCGTCTGATCCACACGGCCGGCATCCCTCGTGAGCGGGTAGCCGCGCTGGACCTGGAGGCGGCGGTCGACCTGTGGGCCCAGTTCACGGCGCGCCCGCGGTAG
- a CDS encoding type II toxin-antitoxin system Phd/YefM family antitoxin encodes MTILRDAHELTVTEASQRGVAKLVAEAEQGSDLVVTRRHRPVAAVVGMDRLAALEAAASDLHDLALVLARSASDTGQRTSLDDVLAAFGHTRESLDALPDDD; translated from the coding sequence ATGACGATACTGCGCGACGCCCACGAACTGACGGTGACCGAGGCATCCCAGCGCGGTGTGGCCAAGCTTGTCGCAGAAGCCGAGCAGGGCTCGGATCTGGTCGTCACACGCCGCCATCGGCCCGTGGCAGCCGTCGTCGGAATGGACCGGCTCGCCGCTCTGGAGGCTGCCGCCTCCGACCTGCACGATCTTGCGCTCGTACTGGCCCGGAGCGCCTCTGACACTGGGCAGCGAACCTCGCTCGACGACGTACTCGCCGCCTTCGGGCACACACGCGAGTCCCTCGACGCTCTGCCGGACGACGACTGA
- a CDS encoding DUF2264 domain-containing protein encodes MIAGVPDDDRTLSPYTGYMRAHWEAAADSLLAAVEPYASEHRALYHLPGDRESWSGRLSDGLEGYARTLLLAAFRRDEKALARYADGLAAGTAGVWPRIEDRSQPLVEAASIALALRLTRPLLWDRLDDGVRQRAAEWLGGALTAEAWPCNWELFPVTVGGFLEEIGYEVESSRAAIERGLERIEQWYVGDGWYTDGDGRKFDYYNGWAMHLYPVLHAWLADDTRLLDLYGGRLSTHLADYARLFGGDGAPMHQGRSLTYRFATTAPLWLGALTGRTPLPPGQTRRLASGALRYFLDRGAVDDRGLLTLGWHGPNSGVLQGYSGPASPYWASKGFLGLLLPADHEVWTATEEPGPVERQDEVRPVGPPNWLLQSTSSDGLVRLHNHGSEDVRYDPYYTRLAYSTVTAPSETYDNSVIVDDDSSRTGIEPLGVGDGWVASRHEAGGGARVTSLVVASGAVEVRAHLVTGAPPGTVVRVTGWSAGEGQGGQEGLRAELLPAFGLLGASTSGLTGVTGEEVTLFVALARLTAEADPLPLQALVSVEVEGAYEVRVRWADGPETRFRFSAPGGLSAGSSWSVTAL; translated from the coding sequence ATGATCGCTGGCGTTCCCGACGACGACCGCACCCTCAGCCCGTACACCGGCTATATGCGCGCCCATTGGGAGGCCGCGGCCGACTCCCTGCTTGCCGCCGTGGAGCCCTACGCCTCCGAGCATCGCGCGCTGTATCACCTGCCCGGTGATCGTGAGAGCTGGTCGGGGCGGCTGTCCGACGGCCTGGAGGGATACGCCCGTACGCTCCTGCTGGCGGCCTTTCGGCGGGACGAGAAGGCTCTTGCGCGGTACGCCGACGGGCTTGCCGCCGGGACCGCGGGTGTGTGGCCGCGTATCGAGGACCGTAGCCAGCCGCTCGTTGAGGCCGCATCGATCGCCCTTGCTCTGCGGCTGACCCGGCCGCTGCTGTGGGATCGTCTCGATGACGGGGTGCGGCAGCGGGCGGCGGAGTGGCTCGGGGGCGCGCTGACCGCTGAAGCCTGGCCCTGTAACTGGGAGTTGTTCCCGGTCACCGTCGGCGGGTTTCTGGAGGAGATCGGGTACGAGGTCGAGTCGTCGCGGGCCGCGATCGAGCGCGGTCTCGAGCGCATCGAGCAGTGGTACGTCGGCGACGGCTGGTACACCGACGGCGACGGCCGCAAGTTCGACTACTACAACGGCTGGGCGATGCACCTGTACCCGGTCCTGCACGCCTGGCTCGCGGACGACACACGCCTGCTCGACCTGTACGGCGGCCGGCTGTCCACCCATCTCGCCGACTACGCCCGCCTGTTCGGCGGCGACGGGGCGCCGATGCACCAGGGTCGCTCCCTCACGTACCGTTTCGCGACCACCGCGCCGCTGTGGCTGGGCGCGCTCACGGGACGTACGCCACTGCCGCCGGGCCAGACGCGACGGCTGGCCTCCGGGGCCCTGCGCTACTTCCTCGACCGGGGAGCCGTCGACGACCGCGGCCTCCTCACCCTTGGCTGGCACGGCCCCAACTCCGGTGTCCTGCAAGGCTATTCGGGCCCTGCGTCCCCGTACTGGGCGAGCAAGGGCTTCCTCGGACTGCTCCTCCCCGCGGACCACGAGGTGTGGACGGCGACCGAGGAGCCCGGTCCGGTGGAGCGGCAGGACGAGGTGCGGCCGGTCGGGCCGCCCAACTGGCTGCTGCAGTCGACCAGTTCGGACGGTCTGGTGCGCCTCCACAATCACGGCAGCGAGGACGTCCGCTACGACCCGTACTACACACGGCTCGCGTACTCGACGGTGACGGCGCCTTCAGAGACGTACGACAACAGTGTGATCGTCGACGACGATTCGAGCCGAACGGGCATTGAGCCGCTGGGAGTTGGCGACGGCTGGGTGGCGTCGCGACACGAGGCGGGTGGCGGCGCACGGGTCACGAGCCTGGTTGTGGCGTCCGGGGCGGTGGAGGTACGCGCCCACCTGGTGACGGGCGCGCCTCCCGGAACCGTCGTGCGCGTTACGGGCTGGTCGGCGGGGGAGGGCCAGGGCGGTCAAGAGGGACTGCGGGCTGAACTCCTCCCGGCCTTCGGCCTGTTGGGTGCGTCCACGTCCGGTCTGACGGGCGTGACGGGCGAGGAGGTGACCCTGTTCGTAGCCCTCGCTCGTCTCACCGCTGAAGCGGACCCCCTCCCGCTCCAGGCCCTGGTGTCCGTGGAGGTGGAGGGTGCGTATGAGGTGCGCGTCCGATGGGCCGATGGGCCTGAGACGCGGTTTCGGTTCAGCGCTCCAGGCGGGCTATCCGCAGGGTCTTCTTGGTCGGTGACGGCCCTGTGA
- a CDS encoding rhamnogalacturonan acetylesterase: protein MKRLRRTLIAVLAALAVATGLSATSASAAAPASSAASASSAASARAGGHGAGLENCTATACHFDVAPGTYDVRVLLGGDTAASTGISGETRRTLLPETATAAGERVARSFTVNVRTPEGEPTGPDGTAGLDLVLGGSAPALAGIRVTPARHGRQIFVVGDSTSCDQPGAPYSGWGQQLPQYLRKGLSVANYADSGESTVSYLENPALFATVQPLIRKGDLVLIQLAHNDKQTDEATYRANLETLVAGVRERGGRPVLLTPIVRRWFSADGTLNNDTALLVNGLGVDHPAVTRAVAAAHGVPLVDMTAKTKALVESLGVEGSKVLYLYNEKRDNTHTSAHGATVYADLVRDELVAQRLVPRGLVR, encoded by the coding sequence TTGAAACGACTCAGACGCACGCTGATTGCCGTGTTGGCCGCGCTGGCTGTCGCTACGGGGCTGTCCGCTACGTCGGCTTCTGCCGCCGCCCCGGCCTCGTCTGCCGCCTCGGCTTCGTCTGCCGCCTCGGCGCGGGCGGGCGGTCACGGCGCGGGTCTGGAGAACTGCACCGCGACGGCCTGTCACTTCGATGTCGCGCCAGGCACGTATGACGTGCGCGTCCTGCTCGGCGGCGACACTGCGGCGAGTACCGGCATCAGCGGCGAGACTCGCCGCACGCTCCTTCCCGAGACGGCCACGGCGGCGGGCGAGCGCGTGGCTCGTAGCTTCACCGTGAACGTCCGTACCCCTGAGGGCGAACCCACCGGTCCTGACGGCACCGCCGGCCTCGACCTCGTGCTCGGGGGCTCGGCTCCCGCGCTGGCCGGTATCCGCGTTACTCCGGCCCGGCATGGTCGGCAGATCTTCGTCGTCGGTGACTCCACCTCCTGCGATCAGCCTGGCGCGCCGTACTCCGGCTGGGGGCAGCAGTTGCCCCAGTACCTCCGTAAGGGGCTCTCTGTCGCCAACTATGCGGATTCCGGGGAGAGTACGGTCAGTTACCTTGAGAATCCCGCGCTCTTCGCGACTGTTCAGCCGTTGATTCGCAAGGGAGATCTGGTTCTCATCCAGCTTGCCCACAACGACAAGCAGACCGATGAGGCGACGTATCGTGCCAACCTCGAGACGCTTGTTGCCGGTGTGCGCGAACGGGGTGGGCGGCCTGTGTTGCTCACGCCCATCGTTCGTCGGTGGTTCAGCGCCGACGGCACTCTCAACAACGACACGGCGCTGTTGGTCAACGGGCTTGGCGTTGACCACCCTGCCGTCACGCGCGCCGTGGCCGCCGCGCACGGCGTGCCGCTCGTCGATATGACCGCCAAGACCAAGGCGCTGGTGGAGTCGCTTGGTGTTGAGGGCTCCAAGGTGCTGTATCTGTACAACGAGAAGCGGGATAACACGCACACCTCCGCTCATGGCGCGACCGTTTATGCGGACCTTGTCCGTGATGAGCTGGTTGCTCAGCGGCTGGTCCCACGGGGCCTTGTGAGGTGA
- a CDS encoding polyprenyl synthetase family protein, with protein sequence MNSTSYLDLYHQFSTDIDAELNSGIEQLGPSSTTVQTAVTELLRHQTFRYPLQVLPLLVHGAETGDPGPAVPLSAIHVLWWTSACYLDDLADGQAATVSRELGGNEALLASIISGNSLPLHIIHSQQVPDSVRGALTAELATCWITGTEGQLNDLRRDTADATRDSVIKTYRGKSGAPFGMITAMGAILAGAEHERIQKWRDFGDVFGILWQLFNDQEDILSGRNEDLRNGTVTYLFACALENASPPSKNRLLNLHAAARICEEARSELTESLLAPSALHHYRADLARFRDKAQRLLTELGGDETHVPVLHRLVEEAAELLLHQTE encoded by the coding sequence ATGAATTCCACCTCATATCTGGACCTGTACCACCAGTTCTCCACGGATATCGACGCGGAACTGAATTCCGGCATCGAACAACTCGGCCCCTCCTCAACCACAGTCCAGACCGCCGTCACCGAACTCCTGCGCCACCAAACGTTCAGGTACCCCCTGCAAGTACTCCCGCTCCTGGTACACGGCGCCGAAACGGGAGACCCCGGACCGGCCGTTCCCCTGTCCGCGATCCATGTCCTGTGGTGGACTTCTGCCTGCTATCTCGACGACTTGGCCGACGGTCAGGCAGCGACCGTTTCCCGCGAACTCGGGGGAAACGAAGCCCTGCTCGCATCGATCATCAGCGGAAACAGTCTCCCCCTGCACATCATCCACTCACAGCAGGTCCCCGACTCAGTGCGAGGCGCCCTCACGGCCGAGCTCGCGACCTGCTGGATCACCGGCACCGAAGGCCAGTTGAACGACCTGCGCCGAGACACCGCCGACGCCACGCGCGACTCGGTGATCAAAACCTACCGAGGCAAATCCGGAGCACCCTTCGGAATGATCACCGCGATGGGCGCGATATTAGCCGGCGCGGAACACGAACGAATACAGAAGTGGCGTGACTTCGGCGATGTCTTCGGCATCCTGTGGCAACTGTTCAACGACCAGGAGGACATCCTCTCCGGCCGCAATGAAGACCTGCGGAACGGAACGGTCACCTACCTCTTCGCCTGCGCCCTCGAAAACGCGTCACCCCCATCCAAAAACCGTCTCCTGAACCTGCACGCCGCCGCGAGAATTTGCGAAGAAGCGAGGTCGGAACTCACGGAATCCCTCCTCGCCCCCTCCGCCCTTCACCACTACCGAGCCGACCTGGCCCGTTTCCGCGACAAAGCCCAACGCCTTCTCACCGAACTCGGCGGCGACGAAACCCACGTACCGGTACTGCACCGCCTGGTGGAGGAGGCAGCCGAACTGCTCCTCCACCAGACAGAGTGA